The Bombus terrestris chromosome 4, iyBomTerr1.2, whole genome shotgun sequence genome has a window encoding:
- the LOC125384847 gene encoding GSK3-beta interaction protein: MKEEVNNKELDKDHWKLEAQTIINDVKQHVTDIKISEKLRNNNHFLYLNLITLEGLKFCIELSSAGFTIVGNEHDDTSKRESEHYETPYSLLNFVSPQYRDSFGNSLVHKLKQLSNSQ; encoded by the coding sequence ATGAAGGAAGAGGTGAATAACAAAGAGCTGGACAAGGATCACTGGAAGCTTGAGGCGCAAACCATTATCAACGACGTAAAACAGCATGTAACGGACATCAAAATATCagaaaaattacgaaataacaatCATTTCCTCTACTTAAATTTGATTACATTAGAGGGCTTGAAGTTTTGCATAGAACTATCAAGTGCTGGTTTTACCATCGTTGGTAACGAACACGACGACACATCAAAGAGAGAAAGCGAGCACTACGAAACGCCCTACAGCTTGTTGAATTTCGTTAGCCCGCAATATAGAGATTCCTTTGGGAATTCACTTGTTCATAAGCTTAAACAATTAAGTAACTCACAGTGA